Proteins from a single region of Geovibrio ferrireducens:
- a CDS encoding mechanosensitive ion channel family protein — MIEILSYMNIPLEGLIKAGVILFFVFLAYAVPRFFILRLIHAAVKRSAAEWDDVFLKNKVFNIVFTLPPVFVIHYGMQFFPAFETPLIRLLNVYITVMIVVFARRLLRSAVEVYEQFPVAVTRPIKGYVQLIEIFLFIMGAILVVCFFLGKSPWAILSGIGAMTAIIMLVFKDTIMNFVASLLIIFNDLVHVGDWIEVPGTGADGTVTEMALHTVKVKNFDNTIVTIPTHKLIDGSFRNWRGMRESGGRRIRRSILIDQKSIRFLTEQDIKNLERIDVLRDYLQRKKDELAEANKCVSGECSVNGRRLTNIGTFRAYILEYLRQKKEIDKSMTFLVRQLAPTAEGLPLEVYVFSNDINWVSYEGIQSDIFDHLLAAVREFDLRVFQNPSGYDISDLADKLSIKQING; from the coding sequence ATGATTGAAATACTTTCCTACATGAATATACCGCTGGAAGGTCTGATTAAAGCGGGTGTGATTCTCTTCTTTGTTTTCCTTGCTTACGCTGTACCGAGATTTTTTATACTGAGGCTCATTCATGCCGCAGTTAAGCGCAGCGCAGCGGAGTGGGATGATGTTTTCCTTAAGAATAAGGTATTTAACATAGTTTTCACACTGCCTCCGGTATTCGTTATACATTACGGAATGCAGTTTTTCCCGGCATTTGAGACTCCGCTTATCAGACTTCTGAATGTTTATATAACTGTTATGATAGTGGTCTTCGCCAGACGGCTCCTGCGCTCCGCCGTTGAGGTTTACGAGCAGTTCCCTGTGGCAGTAACAAGACCCATAAAAGGATATGTGCAGCTCATTGAGATATTCCTGTTTATCATGGGGGCGATTCTTGTTGTCTGCTTCTTCCTTGGCAAATCACCATGGGCTATACTGAGCGGAATAGGAGCAATGACTGCGATAATCATGCTGGTGTTCAAGGACACTATCATGAACTTTGTGGCAAGCCTCCTTATTATTTTTAATGACCTTGTCCATGTAGGTGACTGGATAGAGGTTCCCGGAACAGGAGCCGACGGAACCGTGACCGAAATGGCTCTGCACACTGTAAAGGTGAAGAACTTTGATAACACCATAGTCACCATCCCCACCCATAAGCTGATAGACGGTTCTTTCCGTAACTGGAGAGGAATGCGGGAATCCGGCGGAAGAAGGATAAGGCGTTCTATCCTGATAGATCAAAAAAGCATACGCTTCCTGACGGAACAGGATATTAAAAATCTCGAACGGATAGACGTTCTCAGAGACTATCTCCAGCGGAAAAAGGATGAACTGGCAGAGGCCAATAAGTGCGTTTCCGGCGAATGCAGCGTAAACGGCCGCAGACTGACCAATATAGGCACTTTCAGGGCGTATATCCTCGAATACCTCAGACAAAAAAAAGAGATAGACAAGAGCATGACCTTTCTGGTAAGACAATTGGCTCCGACTGCTGAAGGTCTGCCCCTTGAGGTTTATGTTTTTTCCAATGATATAAACTGGGTGAGCTACGAAGGCATTCAGTCGGATATTTTCGATCATCTGCTTGCCGCTGTTAGGGAATTCGATTTAAGGGTATTTCAGAATCCCAGCGGTTACGACATCTCAGACTTGGCAGATAAACTTAGCATTAAACAGATTAACGGCTGA
- a CDS encoding PilZ domain-containing protein — protein sequence MIVRARLSIIYPDDIRTVYGQLTSKAPLVLQLASYSPAMMSDSLEMTLQWHEAGASKCVQVEFTKAEGTQVFLKVVKDLRGKAECAHRVEYKGFFDIKKISADEYSSYARRAERNNASNKNSMVNKIQSIIPNESITNQHLFRFLIEMDSKLEKLVYLADAENKETDLQTVKALYISSEGCGFFTDGTLKMGELIFLEARSFDTGGRLRFSAVGKVAGGRKTKLGILADLEFTDMEEAVKENIIRYVFEKDRELLKEARDK from the coding sequence GTGATAGTCCGCGCAAGGCTCAGCATTATATATCCTGATGATATAAGAACAGTTTACGGCCAGCTTACCTCCAAGGCTCCCCTTGTTTTACAGCTTGCCTCATACTCCCCCGCAATGATGTCTGACAGCCTTGAGATGACGCTCCAGTGGCATGAGGCCGGCGCATCGAAGTGTGTTCAGGTTGAGTTCACCAAGGCCGAAGGGACACAGGTATTTCTCAAAGTTGTCAAAGACCTGCGCGGGAAAGCGGAATGCGCCCACAGAGTGGAGTATAAAGGCTTTTTTGACATTAAAAAAATATCGGCCGATGAGTACTCCTCCTATGCCAGAAGGGCGGAAAGGAATAACGCTTCCAATAAGAACAGTATGGTAAACAAGATTCAGTCGATTATCCCGAACGAAAGCATAACCAATCAGCATCTTTTCCGCTTCCTTATCGAAATGGATTCCAAACTGGAGAAGCTTGTATACCTTGCTGATGCCGAAAATAAGGAAACCGATCTCCAGACGGTTAAAGCGCTCTACATAAGCAGCGAAGGCTGCGGCTTTTTCACTGACGGAACGCTGAAAATGGGCGAGCTTATCTTTCTGGAAGCCAGATCCTTCGACACAGGGGGCAGGCTGCGCTTTTCTGCTGTGGGTAAAGTGGCAGGCGGCCGCAAGACAAAGCTGGGCATACTGGCGGATCTGGAATTTACCGATATGGAAGAAGCTGTTAAGGAAAATATCATCAGATACGTTTTTGAAAAGGACAGAGAGCTTTTAAAAGAAGCGAGGGATAAATGA
- a CDS encoding CheR family methyltransferase, whose amino-acid sequence MIQIGTIKIKDDEFVELKDIIYNSSAISFSDSKKYLLENRLTKRLQELNFSSFKDYIYYLKYNVKKKEEMEILLNLVTINETYFLRERAQMDYMIKTVIPELQAKGKRSIRIWSSASSSGEEAYSMAILLNEAGLLNRMSIEIYASDINTEVLETARQAVYRSVSFRGVPQQIVDKYFTKDGFSFKLDPAIASQVKFFQGNLLSPMVASKFGKADIIFCRNVLIYFDMEAKIKVIETFHKTLNDPGYLFLGHSETLNKISDKFQMKNFGGGIVYLK is encoded by the coding sequence ATGATTCAAATCGGAACGATCAAAATAAAGGATGACGAATTTGTTGAGCTGAAGGACATCATCTACAACAGTTCCGCCATATCTTTTTCGGACAGCAAAAAATATCTGCTTGAAAACAGGCTGACGAAAAGGCTTCAGGAACTGAACTTCAGCAGCTTCAAAGACTACATCTATTACCTTAAGTACAACGTTAAGAAGAAAGAGGAGATGGAGATTCTTCTCAATCTCGTGACAATAAATGAAACCTACTTCCTGCGTGAGCGCGCCCAGATGGATTACATGATAAAAACTGTAATCCCTGAGCTTCAGGCAAAGGGGAAAAGAAGTATCCGGATATGGTCTTCTGCCAGTTCATCCGGCGAGGAAGCCTATTCAATGGCGATTCTGCTTAACGAGGCGGGTCTCCTGAACAGGATGAGCATTGAGATATACGCTTCGGACATCAACACCGAGGTACTGGAAACGGCAAGACAGGCCGTTTACCGCAGTGTATCGTTCAGAGGGGTTCCCCAGCAGATAGTTGATAAGTACTTCACCAAGGACGGGTTTTCGTTTAAGCTTGATCCGGCGATAGCCTCTCAGGTCAAGTTTTTTCAGGGCAACCTGCTCAGCCCTATGGTCGCCTCCAAGTTCGGCAAAGCTGATATAATTTTCTGCCGCAACGTGCTGATATATTTCGATATGGAAGCCAAGATCAAGGTGATTGAGACCTTCCATAAAACACTGAACGATCCGGGTTATCTGTTCCTCGGCCACTCCGAAACCCTGAACAAGATAAGCGATAAATTCCAGATGAAAAACTTCGGCGGCGGTATAGTGTACCTGAAATAA
- a CDS encoding HEAT repeat domain-containing protein, which translates to MGVELTRNKDTLRVVIGADEHVEGLNEGLAAVRAETEIYKVILDLKNCLFLQSKSLATILAFKKEVQKKKAELLLVNVSEEVHQLFDMTNLLPLFNISQDYTSFNADELLEKLFDPEEADRVSDYIAENYTDDIKARLYDVLEGDDPLLKEYAVLTIGKAHDYDATERVRECLDSDSGSVVRAAILVLGWFGELSVKERLYEFLKSSVSDVAEAAAGSIALLADDSDAEKIGSLLMAGNPRLRIVASQALSLINDSKSYAILLEHLKAEKNEDVRAFTVKSLAGFNKPGVADILLAGFDDESLKVREASAGGLVRIKAKDKVDEILKRITDKDSWVGYFAVKALGEMHSEVSAEKLISAYAAVEENVRLAIIEALGKIRYDSSAFLQGLVKDDNEDVRKEVLGALMKIKPESAAETAAVMVASDESWLVRFKAVEILDTIKPQGYKDILRSRLTAEENKYVREKIQNILEVL; encoded by the coding sequence ATGGGCGTTGAACTTACCAGAAACAAAGACACTCTCCGCGTCGTAATAGGCGCTGATGAACATGTGGAAGGGCTTAACGAAGGTCTGGCGGCTGTAAGGGCGGAAACAGAGATCTATAAAGTTATCCTTGATCTTAAAAACTGCCTGTTTTTGCAGAGTAAATCTCTGGCCACCATTCTGGCTTTCAAGAAAGAGGTGCAGAAAAAGAAGGCTGAACTTCTCCTTGTAAACGTCAGTGAAGAGGTGCATCAGCTTTTTGATATGACAAACCTGCTTCCGCTGTTCAATATTTCTCAGGACTACACTTCGTTTAATGCGGATGAGCTTCTGGAAAAGTTATTCGACCCCGAAGAGGCGGACAGAGTCTCCGACTACATAGCGGAAAATTACACAGACGATATAAAGGCAAGGCTGTACGATGTGCTTGAGGGGGATGATCCTCTGCTTAAGGAGTACGCAGTGCTTACCATAGGAAAAGCGCATGACTACGATGCCACGGAAAGGGTCAGAGAGTGTCTCGACAGCGATTCAGGCTCCGTAGTCCGCGCGGCTATACTTGTTTTAGGCTGGTTCGGCGAGCTTTCTGTTAAGGAAAGGCTGTATGAGTTCCTTAAAAGCAGTGTGAGCGATGTTGCTGAGGCTGCTGCCGGTTCCATTGCCCTTCTGGCTGATGACAGCGATGCGGAAAAGATAGGCTCTCTTCTCATGGCCGGAAACCCCCGGCTTCGTATAGTAGCTTCCCAGGCTCTTTCTCTTATCAACGATTCTAAAAGTTACGCCATCCTGCTTGAGCATCTTAAAGCCGAGAAAAATGAGGATGTGCGGGCATTTACCGTAAAGAGCCTCGCAGGGTTCAATAAGCCCGGCGTGGCGGACATTCTCCTTGCCGGTTTTGATGACGAATCACTTAAGGTAAGGGAAGCCTCCGCAGGCGGCCTTGTTCGCATCAAAGCCAAGGATAAGGTTGACGAAATACTTAAACGGATTACAGATAAAGACAGCTGGGTGGGTTACTTCGCGGTGAAGGCGCTGGGCGAAATGCACAGCGAGGTCAGCGCAGAAAAGCTCATAAGCGCTTACGCCGCTGTCGAAGAGAATGTACGGCTTGCCATAATCGAGGCACTGGGCAAAATCAGGTATGATTCCTCTGCATTTTTGCAGGGGCTGGTTAAGGATGACAACGAGGATGTCCGCAAGGAGGTTCTGGGAGCCCTTATGAAAATCAAGCCTGAAAGCGCGGCGGAAACCGCAGCCGTGATGGTTGCTTCTGATGAAAGCTGGCTTGTGCGCTTTAAAGCTGTGGAAATTCTGGACACCATAAAGCCTCAGGGCTACAAGGATATTCTCCGCAGCAGACTCACAGCGGAAGAGAACAAGTATGTCCGTGAAAAGATTCAGAATATACTGGAAGTGTTATGA
- a CDS encoding STAS domain-containing protein: protein MFDVQGKNGKQVVYIKGEVNAQTGGELKKKVLDMFASNNAAVLSFKGVVYMNSSGLREIIDLLKNANKMKKELGLCEMSADIREMFAFTGLDKVFKIYETEAQALG from the coding sequence ATGTTCGACGTTCAGGGTAAAAACGGAAAGCAGGTAGTCTACATCAAAGGCGAAGTTAACGCGCAGACAGGCGGGGAGCTTAAGAAGAAAGTTCTGGATATGTTTGCTTCAAACAATGCCGCGGTTCTCTCTTTCAAAGGCGTTGTGTATATGAACAGCTCCGGGCTCAGAGAGATAATTGACCTGCTCAAAAACGCAAACAAAATGAAAAAGGAACTCGGACTCTGCGAAATGTCTGCTGATATAAGAGAGATGTTTGCCTTCACCGGTCTTGATAAAGTATTTAAAATTTATGAAACAGAGGCGCAGGCACTGGGGTAG
- a CDS encoding SpoIIE family protein phosphatase, with the protein MEFNQEILNYMNEIVMVVNDRYEIMFCSTPMKNITGKPSDRLIGKKCHLVIFNRLEPCPNCQLELLKSGKMAVDIEHDTITHRGFRKLLSSKFQKLSDGMYAEIMDDITSTKKLIDKLTHHTKELKASNVILNLRRKETEKEHKFIMNTVNSLNEGVMVVNPDMSVNIANQNLVEMSRQRESEGRPAKCYEMYGYTEQCRDCPMLDKKVTRSFREAFGKKLTVSFNRFDQYIVESIRDTTKELKLIDEIKSQQSVLEEKQRQMSLLNKDLLRMNERLKEAQRIIDEELRQVGEIQASLLPEVLPAINGYDFGAFYTPAEHAGGDYYDCIEMSNGYWGLGVADVSGHGIPASVIMAITRAIMRSYTYDIVASSEALAMVNEILCDNIHTNDFVTMFYVVLDSRTGRCNFASAGHNPMLFYDKSEMLVRKVTAQGLFLGAFDSVEYEQGGFEIDSGDIVFMYTDGLNEAMNGQREQYGYDRLISKIMMFSELSVSEMIRNIMDDVKLFADGVPFEDDITILAFKKI; encoded by the coding sequence ATGGAGTTTAACCAGGAAATTCTCAACTACATGAACGAAATAGTCATGGTAGTTAATGACAGATACGAAATCATGTTCTGCAGCACCCCGATGAAAAATATTACGGGGAAACCTTCTGACAGGCTGATAGGCAAGAAATGCCATCTTGTCATATTCAACAGGCTTGAGCCCTGCCCCAACTGTCAGCTTGAATTACTTAAAAGCGGCAAAATGGCCGTGGATATAGAGCATGATACAATAACCCACAGGGGCTTCCGCAAGCTGCTCTCTTCAAAATTCCAAAAACTCTCGGACGGAATGTACGCCGAGATCATGGACGACATAACAAGCACAAAGAAGCTTATAGACAAGCTTACACACCATACAAAGGAGCTCAAAGCCTCGAACGTGATCCTCAATCTCCGCAGAAAGGAGACGGAAAAGGAGCACAAGTTCATCATGAACACTGTAAACTCTCTCAATGAGGGGGTCATGGTTGTTAACCCTGATATGTCCGTGAACATTGCCAACCAGAATCTGGTGGAAATGTCCAGACAGAGGGAATCTGAGGGCAGACCTGCGAAATGCTATGAAATGTACGGTTACACTGAGCAGTGCAGGGACTGTCCCATGCTGGACAAGAAAGTGACACGCTCATTCCGGGAAGCCTTCGGCAAAAAGCTCACCGTGAGCTTCAACAGGTTTGACCAGTACATAGTGGAGAGCATAAGAGACACCACCAAAGAGCTTAAGCTCATAGACGAGATAAAAAGCCAGCAGTCAGTCCTTGAGGAGAAGCAGAGGCAGATGTCTCTGCTGAATAAAGACCTTCTGCGTATGAATGAAAGGCTCAAGGAAGCCCAGAGGATAATTGACGAGGAGCTCAGACAGGTGGGCGAGATACAGGCCAGCCTGCTTCCGGAGGTTCTGCCCGCCATAAACGGTTATGACTTCGGTGCTTTTTACACCCCGGCAGAGCATGCCGGCGGTGATTATTACGACTGTATAGAGATGAGCAACGGATATTGGGGTCTGGGAGTTGCTGATGTTTCCGGGCACGGAATCCCCGCATCTGTTATAATGGCTATAACAAGAGCAATAATGAGGTCGTACACCTATGACATAGTGGCTTCTTCCGAGGCGCTTGCCATGGTAAACGAAATCCTCTGCGACAATATACATACAAATGACTTCGTTACCATGTTTTACGTGGTGCTGGATTCCAGAACCGGCAGATGCAACTTCGCCAGCGCGGGACACAACCCCATGCTGTTTTACGACAAATCTGAGATGCTTGTCCGCAAGGTTACCGCTCAGGGGCTTTTCCTCGGTGCGTTTGACAGTGTGGAGTATGAGCAGGGCGGATTTGAGATCGATTCTGGCGATATTGTGTTCATGTACACGGACGGACTGAACGAGGCCATGAACGGGCAAAGGGAACAGTACGGCTATGACAGACTGATTTCAAAAATAATGATGTTCAGCGAACTGTCCGTGAGCGAGATGATTAGAAACATTATGGACGATGTTAAGCTATTCGCCGACGGAGTGCCGTTCGAGGACGATATAACCATACTGGCATTCAAAAAGATTTAG
- a CDS encoding OmpA family protein produces the protein MPTTVRFFMKLLLPILIIYVLFGGVEKAAADGRKLFLIHITREGSSAVTTMHVRAEDIEEARSQIVLNGWKLIRIEEKEAAEPFPADHKFRYTGDNKPAAGTVRDKSVTAETLPPQQAASLGSALPAGSPAILTDDNYTYIGTLYFNIGEFQADVPPELSAKISSLRDSGEYLILGHTDTLRVMENNRFDTNFDLARKRAEFLKSVLTADGISSVNIAAKGMGTLMPAAENMKNGQPMNRRADLYGRR, from the coding sequence ATGCCAACTACCGTCCGCTTCTTTATGAAACTCCTCCTGCCGATTCTAATTATATACGTTTTATTTGGTGGCGTTGAGAAAGCCGCCGCAGACGGGCGCAAACTTTTCCTCATCCACATAACCCGCGAGGGGAGTTCCGCCGTTACCACTATGCATGTCCGTGCCGAGGATATAGAGGAGGCGCGCAGTCAGATTGTGCTGAACGGCTGGAAGCTTATCCGTATTGAAGAAAAAGAGGCCGCAGAACCCTTTCCGGCCGATCATAAATTCCGCTATACCGGTGATAACAAACCCGCCGCAGGGACTGTCCGTGATAAATCCGTAACCGCCGAAACCCTCCCGCCGCAGCAGGCTGCTTCTCTAGGCTCTGCTCTTCCGGCAGGTTCACCTGCCATTCTCACTGATGACAACTACACTTACATAGGCACACTGTATTTTAATATAGGCGAGTTTCAGGCAGATGTTCCGCCGGAACTCAGCGCTAAAATTTCCTCCCTCAGGGATTCCGGGGAATACCTGATTCTGGGGCACACCGACACGCTGCGCGTTATGGAAAATAACCGTTTTGACACGAACTTTGATCTTGCCCGCAAAAGGGCGGAATTTCTTAAATCAGTGCTGACTGCTGACGGAATATCCTCCGTCAATATTGCCGCAAAGGGGATGGGCACACTTATGCCCGCTGCGGAAAATATGAAGAACGGTCAGCCCATGAACAGGAGAGCGGATCTCTATGGCCGAAGATGA
- a CDS encoding hybrid sensor histidine kinase/response regulator: MDGIGDMQDLVQDFILETDEIIESLDHDLVELENSKNDLDLLNKIFRAAHTMKGASSFLGFDKMANLTHHAEEILNKLRKNEMQVNAVIMDILLEFVDVTKHILADIKAGKNTVKIDETVKKLKLANEGNFDEIDGSGESSGKSGTPAPSGRRADNDVNQVKKAAMSIEQTIRVDVSRLDSLMNLVGELVLSRNRIGQISGELEKKFEGEFLIEQLMETTSQIGLITTELQLAVMKTRMVPIGKVFNKFPRMVRDLSREKNKEIELVITGEETELDKSVVEEIGDPLIHMIRNAVDHGVEGPEERRKAGKPVKGTVHLSAYHEGNHIVVEIRDDGKGMDPGKLKKKAVEKGVISAEEAKNLDNEGAFNLIFKPGFSTAEKITSISGRGVGMDVVKTNIEKLNGIINIESELGHGTRFRLKLPLTLAIIQALLVDVSGETFAIPLVSVVETVRINLKEVHNFEGREVLKLRDSVLSLLRLDEIYELEGSYKDDIYVVVVGLAEKKLGFIVDKLVGQEEIVIKSLGEYLGGNVGIAGATIMGDGRVRLIIDVAGVIDIAGKMPRRSRKKKKTGAVKKNANSVNVLVVDDSATDRKIMNRLLSSTGWINVDEVSAGRDALKYLESNDPDIIVTDIMMPDLDGYDLSKMIRERGYEKPIIAVSGRSEVTDRKKVSAAGINAFLLKPLNLQTMLDKIDELLAQKASN, translated from the coding sequence ATGGACGGCATCGGCGACATGCAGGATCTTGTACAGGATTTTATTCTTGAAACAGATGAAATTATAGAAAGTCTCGACCATGACCTTGTTGAGCTTGAGAACAGCAAAAACGATCTGGATCTCCTTAATAAAATCTTCCGCGCCGCTCACACCATGAAAGGCGCCTCATCCTTCCTCGGATTTGATAAAATGGCGAACCTCACCCACCATGCGGAGGAGATTCTTAACAAGCTCCGTAAAAACGAAATGCAGGTTAACGCCGTGATCATGGACATACTCCTTGAATTTGTGGACGTAACCAAGCATATCCTTGCCGACATAAAAGCCGGCAAAAACACTGTGAAAATAGATGAAACTGTTAAAAAACTGAAACTTGCCAATGAAGGCAATTTTGATGAAATAGACGGCAGCGGCGAATCATCCGGCAAATCAGGCACTCCCGCCCCATCAGGCAGGCGTGCCGATAATGATGTAAATCAGGTCAAAAAAGCTGCCATGTCCATCGAACAGACTATCAGGGTGGATGTTTCAAGGCTTGATTCTCTCATGAACCTTGTGGGTGAGCTTGTTCTCAGCAGAAACAGAATAGGGCAGATCTCCGGCGAACTTGAGAAAAAGTTTGAAGGCGAGTTCCTCATAGAGCAGCTTATGGAAACCACTTCGCAGATTGGGCTCATTACTACGGAGCTTCAGCTTGCGGTGATGAAAACAAGAATGGTTCCCATCGGCAAGGTTTTCAACAAATTCCCCCGTATGGTGCGCGATCTCTCCAGAGAGAAAAACAAGGAGATAGAGCTTGTCATCACGGGTGAAGAGACAGAGCTTGACAAATCCGTTGTTGAGGAAATAGGCGATCCGCTTATACACATGATCAGAAATGCCGTTGACCACGGTGTGGAAGGCCCTGAGGAAAGAAGGAAAGCAGGTAAGCCTGTGAAGGGCACGGTTCATCTTTCTGCTTATCATGAAGGAAACCACATAGTGGTTGAAATCAGGGATGACGGAAAGGGGATGGACCCCGGAAAGCTCAAAAAGAAAGCGGTAGAAAAAGGGGTTATTTCTGCTGAGGAAGCCAAAAACCTTGATAACGAAGGCGCTTTCAATCTTATCTTCAAGCCGGGCTTTTCCACTGCTGAGAAAATTACAAGCATCTCCGGCCGCGGCGTTGGGATGGATGTTGTTAAAACAAACATAGAAAAACTGAACGGTATCATAAATATAGAGTCTGAACTGGGACACGGGACACGCTTCCGCCTTAAACTTCCCCTTACGCTTGCCATCATTCAGGCACTGCTTGTGGATGTTTCAGGAGAGACTTTCGCTATTCCCCTTGTTTCCGTTGTTGAAACAGTGCGTATCAACCTCAAGGAAGTTCATAATTTCGAGGGCAGGGAAGTTCTTAAACTCAGGGACTCTGTTCTCAGTCTGCTCCGTCTTGACGAGATATACGAACTCGAAGGCTCGTACAAAGATGATATATACGTAGTTGTTGTCGGCCTTGCCGAGAAGAAGCTCGGCTTCATAGTTGACAAGCTTGTGGGGCAGGAGGAGATAGTTATCAAATCCCTCGGCGAATACCTCGGCGGCAATGTGGGCATAGCGGGCGCAACAATTATGGGTGACGGGCGCGTAAGGCTGATTATTGACGTTGCCGGTGTAATCGACATCGCAGGCAAAATGCCCAGACGCTCACGCAAGAAAAAGAAAACCGGAGCAGTCAAGAAAAATGCCAACAGTGTAAATGTTCTTGTTGTGGATGACTCCGCTACGGACAGAAAGATAATGAACCGCCTCCTCTCCTCCACAGGATGGATAAACGTTGATGAAGTATCCGCCGGAAGGGACGCGCTTAAATACCTTGAGAGCAATGACCCCGATATAATCGTCACAGATATTATGATGCCCGATCTTGATGGGTATGACCTGTCCAAAATGATAAGGGAAAGGGGGTATGAAAAACCGATTATTGCAGTTTCCGGCAGATCCGAAGTTACGGACAGAAAAAAGGTAAGCGCCGCAGGGATAAACGCTTTCCTTCTTAAACCGCTGAATCTGCAGACAATGCTTGATAAGATTGATGAGCTCCTTGCCCAGAAAGCTTCTAATTAG
- a CDS encoding protein phosphatase CheZ, whose amino-acid sequence MNHFKDVNELLDIARNISNGNYDVVGIDVNPESELFHIAEYFSKAVNKLKTVSSAVEDAYEDLPGFESVLHSVIKDSKEASENVLECVDKINFNIDDIKENLSSLRKYAESGDFSKINGVLDRLRDKGLAGQDVSFDIIASLEFQDITKQKIDKLIKIIYDLQERLTHLVLMLGVKDRKIDVETLEKLKSKDGIMENQNLVDELLKEFGI is encoded by the coding sequence ATGAACCATTTTAAGGACGTTAATGAGCTTCTTGATATTGCAAGAAACATCAGTAACGGAAACTATGACGTTGTAGGAATCGATGTCAACCCTGAGAGCGAACTCTTTCACATCGCAGAATATTTCAGCAAGGCTGTCAACAAGCTTAAAACAGTCAGCAGTGCTGTTGAGGATGCCTATGAAGATCTGCCCGGTTTCGAGAGCGTTCTTCACAGCGTAATCAAAGACTCTAAGGAAGCTTCCGAAAACGTTCTTGAATGTGTGGATAAAATCAACTTCAACATAGACGATATAAAGGAAAACCTCTCTTCTCTCAGAAAATATGCCGAGAGCGGGGACTTCAGCAAGATAAACGGTGTTCTTGACCGCCTGCGCGATAAAGGGCTGGCCGGGCAGGATGTCAGCTTCGATATAATAGCCTCCCTCGAATTTCAGGATATAACCAAACAGAAAATTGATAAGCTGATCAAGATTATTTACGACCTTCAGGAAAGACTTACACACCTCGTGCTTATGCTTGGGGTTAAAGATAGAAAAATTGATGTTGAAACCCTTGAGAAACTCAAATCAAAAGACGGTATAATGGAAAATCAGAACCTCGTTGACGAACTGCTTAAGGAGTTCGGCATATAA
- a CDS encoding response regulator — translation MAHHHVVITVDDSSTMRRIIKNTLLKLGFSNILEAGNGVEALDVMAKNKVDVVITDWNMPEMDGLTFVKTLRSKEEYKTMPILMVTTEAAKEDILTALRSGVNNYVVKPFTPDTLKEKIDKLLGL, via the coding sequence ATGGCGCATCATCACGTTGTAATAACAGTGGACGACTCTTCCACTATGAGAAGAATCATTAAAAACACTCTTCTCAAGCTCGGCTTCTCAAACATACTGGAAGCTGGGAATGGTGTGGAAGCTCTTGATGTCATGGCGAAAAACAAGGTTGATGTTGTTATTACCGACTGGAACATGCCGGAGATGGACGGTCTTACTTTTGTAAAAACTCTTAGATCCAAGGAAGAGTACAAAACAATGCCGATCCTTATGGTAACGACTGAAGCTGCCAAGGAAGACATACTCACTGCACTCAGAAGCGGTGTGAATAACTATGTGGTAAAACCCTTTACCCCCGATACTCTTAAAGAGAAGATAGACAAACTTCTGGGCCTGTGA